Proteins encoded within one genomic window of Argiope bruennichi chromosome 7, qqArgBrue1.1, whole genome shotgun sequence:
- the LOC129975457 gene encoding uncharacterized protein LOC129975457, producing the protein MDNAPYHTKVANPTPTKYSTKKEMTDWLINNGIECDMKMRKAELYSPIDRNRPKEIIYKIDSIIKENGHYVLRLPPYHCDLNAIEYVWSSVKRLIKERNITGDLSLENLQNLLCDALGGVSSKEWEAHCRHVEKLENSYWEKDGILEEVVLSLSDVMRTVSGVPIFTIMP; encoded by the coding sequence ATGGACAATGCTCCATATCACACAAAAGTTGCAAATCCGACACCTACCAAATACAGTACGAAGAAAGAAATGACCGATTGGCTGATTAATAACGGAATAGAATGCGATATGAAAATGAGGAAAGCGGAACTGTATTCGCCAATTGATAGGAATCGCCCTaaagaaatcatatataaaattgacagcataataaaagaaaatgggcaTTATGTCTTGCGACTTCCCCCCTACCATTGCGATTTAAATGCGATTGAATACGTTTGGTCTTCAGTCAAAAGACTCATCAAAGAGAGAAATATAACAGGAGACTTAAGTTTAGAAAACTTACAGAATCTGTTGTGCGATGCTTTGGGCGGAGTGTCTTCCAAGGAATGGGAGGCTCATTGCCGTCATgtggaaaaacttgaaaattcttattgggaaaaagatggaattttagagGAAGTAGTACTATCTTTATCTGATGTCATGAGAACGGTTTCAGGAGTACCAATTTTTACTATTATGCCATAA